A region from the Nocardioides coralli genome encodes:
- a CDS encoding pirin family protein gives MPAITVDDLTVLPRIPAPGLGDQPRPVWQVSTAPQGYEGEGFPVRRAFAGLDLAHLDPFIMMDQMGEVEYAPGEPKGTPWHPHRGFETVTYMIDGVFDHHDSHGGGGTITNGDTQWMTAGSGILHIETPPEWLVTSGGLFHGIQLWVNLPRDAKLSDPAYQDIGSSRVTLLTGQGGDSLVRVIAGSVAGHEGPGRTHTDMTLLHATVEPGARLELPWTVEHNALAYVLSGSGRAGVDGPEVHAGQAVLFGNGDYLSLAGSERQDSRTPRLEVIVLGGRPIREPLAWAGPFVMNTKAEVLQAYEDFQRGHFGHIPA, from the coding sequence ATGCCGGCGATCACCGTCGACGACCTGACCGTCCTGCCCCGCATCCCCGCCCCCGGGCTGGGCGACCAACCGCGTCCGGTGTGGCAGGTGTCCACCGCGCCGCAGGGCTACGAGGGCGAGGGCTTCCCGGTCCGGCGGGCGTTCGCCGGTCTCGACCTGGCCCACCTCGACCCGTTCATCATGATGGACCAGATGGGCGAGGTGGAGTACGCGCCCGGTGAGCCCAAGGGCACCCCGTGGCACCCTCACCGCGGCTTCGAGACCGTGACCTACATGATCGACGGCGTCTTCGACCACCACGACTCGCACGGCGGCGGCGGCACGATCACCAACGGCGACACCCAGTGGATGACCGCGGGCTCGGGGATCCTGCACATCGAGACCCCGCCGGAGTGGCTGGTCACCTCGGGGGGCCTGTTCCACGGCATCCAGCTCTGGGTCAACCTGCCGCGCGACGCCAAGCTGAGCGACCCGGCGTACCAGGACATCGGGTCGAGCCGGGTGACGCTGCTGACGGGGCAGGGCGGTGACAGCCTGGTCCGCGTGATCGCGGGGTCCGTGGCCGGGCACGAAGGGCCGGGCCGCACCCACACCGACATGACGCTGCTCCACGCCACGGTCGAGCCGGGTGCGCGCCTCGAGCTGCCGTGGACCGTCGAGCACAACGCGCTGGCCTACGTGCTCTCGGGCAGCGGCCGGGCGGGTGTCGACGGGCCTGAGGTGCATGCCGGCCAGGCGGTGCTGTTCGGCAACGGCGACTACCTCAGCCTGGCGGGCTCGGAGCGGCAGGACAGCCGTACGCCCCGTCTCGAGGTGATCGTGCTCGGCGGCCGCCCGATCCGCGAGCCGCTGGCCTGGGCCGGGCCGTTCGTGATGAACACCAAGGCCGAGGTGCTCCAGGCCTACGAGGACTTCCAGCGGGGCCACTTCGGCCACATCCCCGCCTGA
- a CDS encoding ATP-binding protein has product MAIALQVRPAALLLAVLAVGWMAVASRPEQVLGSEMWPAGLAAAVVFSGSRRAAPYAVVLVGLTAIATFWLGGRPLDFALLAGPAVAAEAAVVAWILTRRGAGRPRLRTRADLRVLLVAVLAGALVAGVVLGVGAAVLADRSPLLTALGTVVGHTSSALVLLPLLLETDRHPGGSRTERWLRWLVLLLSAAIVFVPHDFPAVLFLVIPVLGWTAVRGSLVEAQLQLLAVTTVGTVLTSFGFGPLAEVRGRYALPEDVSGIVLQSFLISCALVVIPLSLSRSQQLGAVERAEGESDLFRRLIDSAHVAIIGTDEIGRVTLFNPGAERLLGYRADDVMGEFTTIFHTRDAVSEKASELGVPDDFMHVALAMAEPENAEQHMRFRRQDGTERTHAITLSRVHDATGRVTGYVATSQDVTDELAAREALVESLEAERQAVERLQEVDRVKDTFVSSVSHELRTPITSIVGYLEMLLEGEMGPLSSAQTSALTRVDANSKRLLSLIDELLTLSRMHERGTGEIELVDLREVARTAYDVVAPSIAGRALDASLVVPEQPVLVSGNAEMLERMLLNLLGNAVKFTHEGAVSLWLQVVGQEAVLSVRDTGIGIPVEEQQHLFSRFFRSSLAQRHAIQGSGLGLSIALSVVEAHAGSIEVTSSPGEGTTFRVRLPVATSGNPGSAAGVVVGRP; this is encoded by the coding sequence GTGGCCATCGCTCTCCAGGTGCGGCCTGCCGCGCTGCTGCTGGCGGTCCTCGCCGTCGGCTGGATGGCCGTGGCCAGCCGGCCGGAGCAGGTGCTCGGCTCGGAGATGTGGCCGGCAGGGCTCGCGGCGGCCGTGGTGTTCTCCGGCTCCCGCCGCGCCGCGCCGTACGCCGTGGTGCTGGTGGGTCTCACGGCGATCGCCACCTTCTGGCTCGGTGGCCGCCCCCTCGACTTCGCGCTGCTCGCCGGTCCGGCGGTGGCGGCCGAGGCGGCGGTGGTGGCCTGGATCCTCACGCGACGCGGTGCCGGGCGCCCCCGGCTGCGCACCCGCGCTGACCTGCGCGTCCTCCTGGTGGCGGTGCTGGCGGGGGCTCTCGTGGCGGGCGTGGTCCTCGGCGTCGGTGCCGCCGTCCTGGCTGACCGCTCACCGCTGCTGACGGCGCTCGGCACGGTGGTGGGTCACACGTCCTCGGCCCTGGTGCTGCTGCCGCTGCTCCTCGAGACCGACCGCCACCCGGGTGGCTCGAGGACGGAGCGGTGGCTGCGGTGGCTGGTGCTCCTCCTCTCCGCGGCGATCGTGTTCGTCCCCCACGACTTCCCGGCAGTGCTCTTCCTGGTCATCCCCGTCCTGGGCTGGACTGCCGTGCGCGGGTCGCTCGTGGAGGCGCAGCTGCAGCTGCTCGCCGTCACGACGGTCGGGACCGTGCTGACCAGCTTCGGTTTCGGGCCGCTGGCCGAGGTCCGGGGCCGCTACGCGCTGCCGGAGGACGTGTCCGGCATCGTCCTCCAGAGCTTCCTCATCAGCTGCGCCCTCGTGGTCATCCCGCTGTCGTTGTCGAGGTCTCAGCAGCTGGGGGCCGTCGAGCGCGCCGAGGGGGAGAGCGACCTGTTCCGCCGGCTGATCGACAGCGCCCACGTCGCGATCATCGGCACCGACGAGATCGGCCGCGTGACGCTGTTCAACCCGGGTGCCGAGCGGCTGCTCGGCTACCGCGCCGATGACGTGATGGGGGAGTTCACGACCATCTTCCACACGCGGGACGCGGTGAGCGAGAAGGCGTCGGAGCTCGGCGTGCCCGACGACTTCATGCACGTCGCACTCGCGATGGCAGAGCCGGAGAACGCCGAGCAGCACATGAGGTTCCGGCGTCAGGACGGCACGGAGCGCACCCATGCGATCACCCTCTCCCGGGTGCACGACGCCACCGGGCGGGTGACCGGCTACGTCGCCACGTCGCAGGACGTCACCGACGAGCTCGCGGCTCGCGAAGCCCTCGTCGAGTCCCTCGAGGCCGAGCGTCAGGCGGTCGAGCGGCTGCAGGAGGTCGACCGGGTCAAGGACACCTTCGTGTCCTCGGTGAGCCACGAGCTGCGCACCCCGATCACGAGCATCGTCGGCTACCTCGAGATGCTGCTGGAGGGGGAGATGGGGCCGCTGTCCAGTGCCCAGACCTCGGCCCTGACGCGCGTCGACGCCAACAGCAAGCGGCTGCTCTCGCTCATCGATGAGCTGCTGACCCTGTCGCGGATGCACGAGCGAGGCACCGGCGAGATCGAGCTGGTCGACCTGCGGGAGGTGGCGAGAACGGCGTACGACGTGGTCGCGCCCAGCATCGCCGGGCGTGCCCTCGACGCCTCCCTCGTCGTGCCCGAGCAGCCCGTGCTGGTCTCCGGCAACGCCGAGATGCTCGAACGGATGCTGCTCAACCTGCTCGGGAACGCCGTGAAGTTCACCCACGAGGGCGCGGTGTCGCTGTGGCTCCAGGTGGTCGGCCAGGAGGCGGTGCTGTCCGTGCGTGACACCGGGATCGGGATCCCGGTGGAGGAGCAGCAGCACCTGTTCAGTCGCTTCTTCCGTTCCTCCCTGGCCCAACGGCACGCCATCCAGGGCAGCGGCCTGGGTCTCTCGATCGCGCTGTCGGTCGTCGAGGCCCACGCGGGCTCGATCGAGGTCACCAGCTCGCCGGGGGAGGGGACGACCTTCCGGGTGCGGCTGCCCGTGGCGACCAGCGGGAATCCCGGGTCTGCGGCGGGTGTTGTCGTCGGCAGACCCTGA
- a CDS encoding phytoene desaturase family protein, producing the protein MTVVGGGHNGLTAAAYLARAGMSVLVLERLGHVGGAAVSASRFTGQPARFPRYASLVSVLPQQVIDDLGLDVTLASRPTSSYAPVLREGDPAGLLVERPEGEATNASFRELTGGDDEYEAWCAFHRDVGELAAVVAPSLLEPLPVERDVRGQVSEEVWRDLVTSPLGEALRRRFTDDTVRGVVASDAVIGTFASLHDASLAQNRCFLYHRIGNGTGEWRVPVGGMGALTVALERAARDAGAEIITGAGVSCITAEADAAEVHWHDGATQRSVLTRHVLANVAPWVLRILMGEGEDAETKPQGSQLSINLLVDRLPRLRSGADPEVAFGGTLHVGTGLGQLEAAYAEAAAGRVPSVVPGTVICPSLTDPSVLGGAPEGTHTLTYVGMHLPAALFDADRDATRKLAVERALAAIDEHLEEPLATCLARDAEGNPCIESGLPQDVEADLAMPGGHIFHGDLDWPWASNRARLETPAQQWGVQTDVESVMVCGSGARRGGGVSGLGGHNAAQAVLASR; encoded by the coding sequence GTGACCGTGGTCGGAGGTGGCCACAACGGACTAACCGCCGCGGCCTACCTCGCGCGTGCGGGCATGTCCGTCCTCGTGCTGGAGCGGCTCGGTCACGTGGGTGGGGCGGCAGTCTCGGCCTCGCGCTTCACTGGCCAGCCGGCACGGTTCCCGCGCTATGCGTCCCTGGTCTCGGTGCTGCCGCAGCAGGTGATCGACGACCTGGGGCTCGACGTCACGCTTGCCTCACGCCCCACCTCGTCCTACGCCCCCGTCCTGCGCGAGGGAGATCCCGCCGGCCTCCTGGTGGAGCGCCCTGAGGGCGAGGCGACCAACGCGTCGTTCCGGGAGCTGACCGGAGGCGACGACGAGTACGAGGCGTGGTGTGCCTTCCACCGCGACGTGGGTGAGCTCGCCGCCGTGGTGGCACCCAGCCTCCTCGAGCCCCTGCCCGTCGAGCGCGACGTCCGCGGGCAGGTGTCCGAGGAGGTGTGGCGCGACCTCGTGACCTCCCCCCTCGGCGAGGCCCTCCGACGCCGGTTCACCGACGACACCGTGCGCGGTGTCGTCGCCAGCGACGCCGTCATCGGGACATTTGCATCACTGCACGACGCCTCGCTCGCGCAGAACCGGTGCTTCCTCTACCACCGGATCGGCAACGGCACCGGCGAGTGGCGGGTGCCGGTCGGTGGCATGGGTGCGCTCACGGTGGCGCTCGAGCGGGCGGCGCGTGACGCCGGGGCCGAGATCATCACCGGCGCGGGCGTCTCGTGCATCACCGCCGAGGCCGACGCTGCCGAGGTCCACTGGCACGACGGCGCCACCCAGCGCAGCGTGCTCACGCGCCACGTGCTGGCCAACGTCGCGCCCTGGGTGCTGCGCATCCTCATGGGTGAGGGCGAGGACGCCGAGACCAAGCCGCAGGGGTCGCAGCTGTCGATCAACCTGCTGGTCGACCGCCTGCCCCGGCTGAGGTCGGGTGCCGACCCCGAGGTCGCCTTCGGGGGCACCCTCCACGTCGGCACCGGTCTCGGACAGCTGGAGGCGGCGTACGCCGAGGCGGCCGCGGGCCGCGTGCCGTCGGTCGTCCCGGGCACGGTCATCTGCCCCTCCCTGACGGACCCGAGCGTCCTCGGCGGCGCGCCCGAGGGGACGCACACCCTCACCTACGTCGGGATGCACCTGCCGGCCGCGCTGTTCGACGCCGACCGCGACGCCACCAGGAAGCTGGCGGTGGAACGGGCGCTCGCCGCCATCGACGAGCACCTCGAGGAGCCGCTCGCGACCTGTCTCGCCCGCGACGCCGAGGGCAACCCCTGCATCGAGAGCGGCCTCCCGCAGGACGTCGAGGCCGACCTGGCGATGCCCGGCGGGCACATCTTCCACGGCGACCTGGACTGGCCGTGGGCCTCCAACCGTGCGCGGCTCGAGACCCCGGCCCAGCAGTGGGGGGTGCAGACCGACGTGGAGTCGGTCATGGTCTGCGGCTCCGGGGCGCGCCGCGGCGGCGGCGTCTCCGGGCTGGGCGGCCACAACGCGGCGCAGGCGGTCCTCGCCTCGCGCTGA
- a CDS encoding phytoene desaturase family protein, giving the protein MSSTHEYDAIVVGGGHNGLTNAAYLAKAGLRTLVLERRHLVGGAAITEELLPGFSFTTFSYALSLLRPDIIQELDLVEHGFMPLMMPSSFHPTGDGDYLLLGDDHGQNVQELRRHSPHDADAYERYHHDLDRVCQAIRPLFDNAPPDVFGKDPEDQADVKWLLDHLGGVERNVMHDVVRLLTGSAADWLDDYFEHEAIKGFHASSSIIGSKVGPMSPGSGLVLLFHKMGEHDGHLGSWAFHKGGNGGFTQVLGRAAQAFGAEIRLESPVTAVLQQDGRAVGVALEDGTEFRAPVVVSALDPRHTFLDLVDPRTLPGDLVENVERMKFRGVSAKVNFALDGLPVFPALPDTVDHFGGFLNIGPTIEYVEKAFDAAKYGWYSERPFIDAAVQSVVDPDMAPPGKHVMSCFVQYAPYELRGSDWETERDRFGDRAQAVLEEHFPGFGELVLHREVVTPVDIEHHTGLTEGNIFAGEFLAPQMYFFRPAPGWSRYATPIEGYYQCGSGTHPGGCVIGSPGRLASQRILRDLRR; this is encoded by the coding sequence ATGAGCAGCACCCACGAGTACGACGCGATCGTCGTCGGCGGCGGGCACAACGGGCTGACCAACGCGGCCTACCTCGCGAAGGCAGGCCTGCGGACCCTCGTCCTGGAGCGTCGTCACCTGGTCGGGGGAGCCGCCATCACCGAGGAGCTGCTGCCCGGGTTCTCTTTCACCACCTTCTCCTACGCCCTGAGCCTGCTGCGGCCCGACATCATCCAGGAGCTCGACCTGGTCGAGCACGGCTTCATGCCGCTGATGATGCCCTCGTCGTTCCACCCGACCGGGGACGGCGACTACCTGCTGCTCGGCGACGACCACGGCCAGAACGTGCAGGAGCTGCGGCGTCACTCGCCGCACGACGCCGACGCCTACGAGCGCTACCACCACGACCTCGACCGGGTCTGCCAGGCGATCCGCCCGCTGTTCGACAATGCCCCGCCCGACGTGTTCGGCAAGGACCCCGAGGACCAGGCTGACGTGAAGTGGCTGCTGGACCACCTCGGCGGTGTCGAGCGCAACGTCATGCACGACGTGGTGCGGCTGCTGACCGGCAGCGCCGCCGACTGGCTCGACGACTACTTCGAGCACGAGGCGATCAAGGGGTTCCACGCCTCCTCCTCGATCATCGGCTCCAAGGTCGGCCCGATGTCGCCGGGGTCGGGCCTGGTCCTGCTGTTCCACAAGATGGGGGAGCACGACGGCCACCTGGGGTCGTGGGCGTTCCACAAGGGCGGCAACGGCGGCTTCACCCAGGTGCTCGGCCGGGCCGCCCAGGCGTTCGGAGCCGAGATCCGGCTGGAGTCACCGGTGACCGCCGTCCTGCAGCAGGACGGACGGGCCGTCGGCGTCGCGCTCGAGGACGGCACCGAGTTCCGCGCGCCGGTCGTGGTGTCGGCCCTCGACCCGCGCCACACCTTCCTCGACCTCGTCGACCCGCGCACGCTCCCCGGCGACCTGGTCGAAAACGTCGAGCGGATGAAGTTCCGCGGCGTCTCCGCCAAGGTCAACTTCGCCCTCGACGGGCTGCCGGTCTTCCCCGCCCTCCCCGACACCGTCGACCACTTCGGCGGGTTCCTCAACATCGGCCCGACCATCGAGTACGTCGAGAAGGCCTTCGACGCGGCCAAGTACGGCTGGTACTCCGAACGACCGTTCATCGACGCCGCGGTCCAGTCGGTCGTCGACCCCGACATGGCGCCACCGGGGAAGCACGTCATGTCCTGCTTCGTGCAGTACGCGCCCTACGAGCTGCGCGGCAGCGACTGGGAGACCGAGCGGGATCGCTTCGGCGACCGGGCGCAGGCGGTCCTGGAGGAGCACTTCCCGGGCTTCGGCGAGCTGGTCCTGCACCGGGAGGTCGTGACGCCGGTCGACATCGAGCACCACACCGGGCTCACGGAGGGCAACATTTTCGCGGGGGAGTTCCTCGCGCCCCAGATGTACTTCTTCCGGCCCGCACCGGGGTGGAGCAGGTACGCGACGCCGATCGAGGGCTACTACCAGTGCGGCTCCGGCACCCACCCGGGTGGCTGCGTGATCGGGTCCCCGGGACGGCTGGCGAGCCAGCGCATCCTGCGCGACCTGCGTCGCTGA
- a CDS encoding aminomethyltransferase family protein: protein MYKTTPFHERLTELNTQGLYTHWHGHLSALRYSHAPKHEYFAVRNSVGVFDTSPLFKYRITGPDAERLLAGVLTRDIRSCRLGHAHYTLWCDDRGFVMEDGVAFRHATDDFLLTTARPNLGWFRDHGRRLRVEVEDVTDDFGILAVQGPRSARVLDAVTDGVHDLGFFDHAQVKIAGTEVTLSRTGYTGDLGYEITAPADRALDVLDAVLEAGEGHGMRPFGEEALTMLRIEAGLPLVDVEWQSSRTAFSDEQRVTPKELGLGWMLKGVRDGDRAFVGGAAIRRELVEGTSRWASVGIVVDWRDWDRLHREAGLFPPKDEHPLPYESMVYDADGTELVGYATSFMYSPVLQRHLGLARVLPDLAPTRDRPGAGVRLEISLLHRTTTVAATTTRAMHFDPPRKTARTGES from the coding sequence GTGTACAAGACGACGCCGTTCCACGAGCGGCTCACCGAGCTGAACACGCAGGGGCTCTACACCCACTGGCATGGCCATCTCTCGGCGTTGCGCTACAGCCACGCGCCCAAGCATGAGTACTTCGCCGTCCGCAACAGCGTCGGGGTCTTCGACACCTCTCCGCTGTTCAAGTACCGGATCACCGGTCCCGACGCGGAGCGGCTGCTGGCCGGCGTCCTCACCCGCGACATCCGGAGCTGCCGGCTCGGTCACGCCCACTACACCCTGTGGTGTGACGACCGGGGTTTCGTCATGGAGGACGGGGTGGCGTTCCGGCACGCCACCGACGACTTCCTCCTCACCACCGCCCGGCCCAACCTCGGCTGGTTCCGCGACCACGGGCGCCGTCTCCGCGTCGAGGTCGAGGACGTGACCGACGACTTCGGAATCCTTGCCGTCCAAGGCCCGCGCAGCGCCCGGGTCCTCGACGCCGTCACCGACGGTGTCCACGACCTCGGGTTCTTCGACCACGCCCAGGTCAAGATCGCCGGCACGGAGGTCACGCTCAGTCGCACCGGCTACACCGGCGACCTCGGCTACGAGATCACCGCACCGGCCGACCGGGCCCTCGACGTCCTCGACGCCGTGCTCGAGGCCGGCGAGGGCCACGGCATGCGCCCGTTCGGCGAGGAGGCGCTGACGATGTTGCGCATCGAGGCCGGCCTGCCCCTGGTCGACGTGGAGTGGCAGAGCTCGCGCACGGCGTTCAGCGACGAGCAGCGCGTCACGCCGAAGGAGCTCGGCCTCGGGTGGATGCTGAAGGGCGTGCGTGACGGCGACCGGGCCTTCGTCGGTGGCGCCGCGATCCGTCGGGAGCTCGTCGAGGGCACCAGCCGCTGGGCGAGCGTCGGCATCGTCGTCGACTGGCGCGACTGGGACCGGCTCCACCGGGAGGCGGGGCTCTTCCCGCCGAAGGACGAGCACCCGCTGCCCTACGAGTCGATGGTGTACGACGCCGACGGCACCGAGCTGGTGGGCTACGCCACGAGCTTCATGTACAGCCCGGTGCTGCAGCGGCACCTCGGGCTGGCACGGGTCCTTCCCGATCTCGCGCCGACCCGCGACCGGCCCGGTGCCGGCGTACGCCTCGAGATCTCGCTGCTGCACCGCACCACCACGGTGGCCGCGACCACCACGCGGGCGATGCACTTCGACCCGCCCCGCAAGACCGCCCGGACAGGAGAGTCATGA
- a CDS encoding OmpA family protein encodes MVPTAASAAPAPDSQIVAGNAFMSNGYIELGSRPNGSFGSDTDAPAGYHPLTTGSRQVLGFRADRDKDGWGVGTDDGDFFTPGIPWEAWALAVGDGPWRENSSSVTGVPGAHASPETGPGGASGTWEADAPVDGIHLTQVVTIPAGSRLLNVDVTLTNTTGDVLNNVRYLRTVDPDNCAMRTEPVCDTDGDGAADGAAWYATWNTVVAQKAAGDARSIVSADQTDGSYLDLRTAAAGSSVGFCTGFSVSRCASDSPVGERKFADDAFYLRVDTPTLAAGASRTFRFQYVLAEDEAVLPPAAEPTVGTVKTRPRAVLGNAGKVPATCRTKGADLARCKIVLTTRSNGERVVLGKKARSFASADVRRGVVKVPLNRRGKALLNRLGGVDVKVTGVVRAVGSSKPVTRKDRIRLLPRTVSLSPVMFGAKTSQVEHPYRGYLNGVAQRLRHVKLIRITGHTDNQGTPAYNMRLGLDRAKAVRAILDSGQGTRPRFRLESRGEHAPVASNATKEGRAQNRRAVIVIRY; translated from the coding sequence ATGGTGCCGACAGCAGCCTCGGCGGCGCCGGCCCCCGACTCGCAGATCGTGGCCGGCAACGCGTTCATGTCCAACGGCTACATCGAGCTGGGCTCACGCCCGAACGGGTCCTTCGGATCCGACACCGACGCACCGGCCGGCTACCACCCCCTGACGACCGGAAGCCGCCAGGTGCTCGGTTTTCGGGCAGACCGCGACAAGGACGGGTGGGGAGTCGGCACGGACGACGGCGACTTCTTCACCCCCGGCATCCCCTGGGAGGCGTGGGCGCTCGCGGTCGGCGACGGCCCCTGGCGGGAGAACTCCTCCTCAGTCACGGGTGTCCCTGGCGCCCACGCTTCCCCTGAGACTGGTCCAGGTGGGGCCTCGGGCACGTGGGAGGCGGACGCCCCGGTCGACGGGATCCACCTCACCCAGGTCGTCACGATCCCTGCCGGTTCCCGGCTCCTCAACGTCGACGTGACCCTCACCAACACCACCGGCGACGTCCTCAACAACGTCCGGTACCTGCGCACCGTGGACCCCGACAACTGCGCCATGCGCACGGAGCCCGTCTGTGACACCGACGGCGACGGTGCCGCGGATGGTGCGGCGTGGTACGCCACGTGGAACACGGTCGTGGCGCAGAAGGCCGCGGGCGATGCCCGCAGCATCGTCTCGGCCGACCAGACGGACGGCTCCTACCTCGACCTGCGCACCGCCGCCGCCGGGTCGTCCGTGGGCTTCTGCACGGGATTCAGCGTCTCTCGCTGCGCGTCGGACTCCCCGGTGGGTGAGAGGAAGTTCGCCGACGACGCCTTCTACCTGCGGGTCGACACCCCGACGCTGGCTGCCGGAGCGTCGCGGACCTTCCGGTTCCAGTACGTGCTCGCCGAGGACGAGGCTGTTCTGCCGCCCGCGGCCGAGCCCACGGTCGGAACCGTGAAGACCCGCCCCCGGGCCGTCCTGGGGAACGCCGGCAAGGTGCCCGCCACCTGCCGGACCAAGGGAGCCGACCTCGCCAGGTGCAAGATCGTCCTGACCACCCGCTCGAACGGTGAACGGGTCGTCCTCGGGAAGAAGGCTCGCTCCTTCGCGTCGGCGGACGTCCGACGCGGCGTGGTGAAGGTCCCGCTCAACCGACGAGGCAAGGCCCTGCTGAACCGCCTGGGCGGCGTCGACGTCAAGGTCACCGGTGTGGTGCGCGCCGTCGGCTCGTCGAAGCCGGTCACCCGGAAGGACCGGATCCGGCTGCTTCCCCGCACGGTGAGCCTGAGCCCCGTCATGTTCGGCGCGAAGACCTCACAGGTCGAGCACCCCTACCGCGGCTACCTGAACGGGGTGGCCCAGCGCCTGCGTCACGTGAAGCTGATCCGGATCACGGGCCACACCGACAACCAGGGGACCCCTGCCTACAACATGCGGCTGGGGCTCGATCGGGCCAAGGCCGTGAGGGCCATCCTCGACAGCGGTCAGGGCACACGGCCTCGGTTCCGGCTCGAGAGCCGCGGCGAGCACGCCCCCGTCGCCAGCAACGCGACCAAGGAGGGACGTGCTCAGAACCGGCGGGCGGTCATCGTGATCCGCTACTAG
- a CDS encoding SpoIIE family protein phosphatase — MIFNPSEPRTGSAREAFLDALVFDDPVQLYERAPCGFLSTTPDGLIVKCNSTFRSWVGYDAAELVGSMSLIDLLTPGGRIYHETHYAPSLRMQGQVREIALDLVRKDGGRLPVLLNATMAADPEGHVRVVRIAVFDATERRRYERELLRAKEVAEDHERHARELSQALQRSLIPPRPPAIPDLEVATAYHPAGTVVGGDFYDVFPMAAGDWAVVIGDVRGKGVDAALVTAFVRHTVRDLCVLHDRPAAVLRDLDLALSAHETERFCTLALLRLRRVAEGWRVVHTTGGHPPPMLRRRGGAWESWGAEGYLVGADVGEPLFGEVETVLGPGDALVLYTDGTIEARRPGAFYGEEGLLSSLSSAWAGAQDVNALVDRVVGDALAFQDGVPRDDIATIALAVPADREAPAGGASPLRMVGPRSGPLNEKRPTPDLSDVGL, encoded by the coding sequence ATGATCTTCAACCCGAGTGAGCCACGAACGGGTTCGGCCCGCGAGGCGTTCCTCGACGCCCTGGTCTTCGACGACCCGGTGCAGCTCTACGAGCGCGCGCCCTGCGGCTTCCTCTCGACCACCCCGGACGGGCTGATCGTCAAGTGCAACAGCACGTTCCGGTCGTGGGTGGGCTACGACGCGGCCGAGCTGGTGGGGTCGATGTCACTCATCGACCTGTTGACCCCCGGCGGGCGGATCTACCACGAGACGCACTATGCCCCGTCCCTGCGGATGCAGGGCCAGGTGCGCGAGATCGCCCTCGACCTGGTGCGCAAGGACGGCGGGCGGTTGCCAGTTCTCCTCAACGCCACGATGGCCGCCGACCCCGAGGGGCACGTGAGAGTGGTCCGGATCGCGGTGTTCGACGCCACCGAACGACGCCGGTACGAACGCGAGCTGCTGCGCGCGAAGGAGGTGGCCGAGGACCACGAGCGTCACGCGCGAGAGCTGTCCCAGGCGCTCCAACGCTCCCTGATCCCGCCCAGGCCACCGGCGATCCCCGACCTGGAGGTGGCCACCGCCTACCACCCGGCCGGCACGGTCGTCGGCGGGGACTTCTACGATGTCTTCCCCATGGCGGCCGGCGACTGGGCCGTGGTGATCGGCGACGTGCGAGGCAAGGGCGTCGACGCCGCGCTCGTAACGGCGTTCGTGCGCCACACCGTCCGCGACCTCTGTGTCCTGCACGACCGGCCGGCGGCGGTGCTCCGCGACCTCGACCTGGCCCTGAGCGCCCACGAGACGGAGCGGTTCTGCACGCTGGCGCTGCTGCGCCTGCGGCGCGTCGCGGAGGGCTGGCGGGTCGTGCACACCACCGGCGGACATCCCCCGCCGATGCTCCGGCGGCGAGGCGGCGCGTGGGAGAGCTGGGGTGCCGAGGGGTACCTCGTCGGCGCGGACGTCGGCGAGCCCCTATTCGGCGAGGTCGAGACGGTGCTGGGGCCGGGTGACGCGCTGGTCCTCTACACGGACGGCACGATCGAGGCTCGTCGGCCAGGCGCCTTCTACGGGGAGGAGGGGCTGCTGAGCTCGCTCTCGTCGGCCTGGGCGGGTGCGCAGGACGTGAACGCCCTGGTCGACCGGGTGGTGGGCGACGCCCTGGCGTTCCAGGACGGTGTCCCACGCGACGACATCGCCACCATCGCGCTCGCGGTCCCGGCCGATCGTGAGGCGCCGGCGGGCGGGGCGTCGCCGCTGCGGATGGTGGGGCCGAGAAGCGGTCCCCTGAACGAGAAGAGGCCCACCCCGGATCTCTCCGACGTGGGCCTCTGA